A region of Nocardioides sp. JS614 DNA encodes the following proteins:
- the flhA gene encoding flagellar biosynthesis protein FlhA, with translation MPLKRLSQLAVPIGIVMIVVMLVVPLPAMLLDLLIALNITVALLVLMTAMFVRRPLDFAAFPAVILVMTLFRLALNVSATRLVLLDGFAGKVIDTFGHFVVGGSLIVGLIVFAILLVIQFVVITNGAGRVAEVGARFTLDAMPGKQMAIDADLNSGLIDEDEARRRRAEVHAEADFYGAMDGASKFVKGDAIAAIIITLVNLIGGFAVGVGQLGMPFGEAVTTYSLLSVGDGLVSQIPALLLSVATGLIVTRATGENDMGTDIMRQVTANRTPLRIAGFAALTLCLIPGLPKIPFVLAGGLMLIASSRIKEAVEDPEPAAATTAIATVDTPELLAAEIQVDPLGLELSADLIDLVDPSSGGDLLERVKSLRRKIATDLGIVAPPVRTRDNPQLPSRTYAIMLFGIEVARGEAPPGTVLAIGDFLGSLPGEATKEPVFGLEARWIPASMRSQAELSGATVVDRASVITTHLAEVVTQNAAQLLGREDVRMLTDVVKRSHPVVVEELTPTPLSLGEIQRVLQQLLEEGVSIRDLVRIFEALSLQAGRTKDLDPLVEAARRALGPAIAAPYIVDKALHVITLEPQLEQRVLESLRPSEFGYAIALDPESSQALLTNLAQLVTTVENRNLRPVLVCAPQLRAAVHRLVHPIVPRLAVLSYQELLGAEQIRSEGTVGVDVPLAVNA, from the coding sequence GTGCCACTGAAGCGGCTGAGCCAGCTGGCGGTGCCGATCGGCATCGTGATGATCGTCGTGATGCTCGTGGTGCCCCTGCCCGCGATGCTCCTCGACCTGCTGATCGCGCTCAACATCACGGTGGCGCTCCTGGTGCTGATGACGGCGATGTTCGTCCGCCGCCCCCTCGACTTCGCCGCGTTCCCGGCGGTCATCCTGGTGATGACGCTGTTCCGCCTCGCGCTGAACGTGAGCGCCACCCGCCTCGTGCTGCTCGACGGCTTCGCCGGCAAGGTGATCGACACGTTCGGCCACTTCGTCGTCGGCGGGTCCTTGATCGTCGGTCTGATCGTGTTCGCGATCCTGCTGGTCATCCAGTTCGTCGTCATCACCAACGGTGCCGGTCGGGTCGCCGAGGTCGGCGCCCGGTTCACCCTCGATGCGATGCCCGGCAAGCAGATGGCCATCGACGCGGACCTGAACTCGGGTCTCATCGACGAGGACGAGGCCCGTCGGCGCCGGGCCGAGGTGCACGCCGAGGCCGACTTCTACGGCGCGATGGACGGTGCGTCCAAGTTCGTCAAGGGCGACGCGATCGCCGCGATCATCATCACGCTGGTCAACCTGATCGGTGGCTTCGCCGTCGGCGTCGGCCAGCTCGGCATGCCGTTCGGCGAGGCGGTCACGACGTACAGCCTGCTGTCCGTCGGCGACGGCCTGGTCTCGCAGATCCCCGCGCTGCTGCTCTCGGTCGCGACCGGCCTGATCGTCACCCGGGCCACCGGCGAGAACGACATGGGCACCGACATCATGCGCCAGGTCACCGCGAACCGGACCCCGCTCCGGATCGCGGGCTTCGCGGCGCTCACGCTGTGCCTGATCCCCGGCCTGCCGAAGATCCCGTTCGTGCTGGCCGGCGGACTGATGCTGATCGCATCCTCCCGGATCAAGGAGGCCGTCGAGGACCCGGAGCCGGCCGCGGCCACCACGGCGATCGCGACCGTGGACACCCCGGAGCTGCTCGCCGCCGAGATCCAGGTCGACCCGCTCGGTCTCGAGCTGTCGGCCGACCTGATCGACCTCGTGGACCCCTCCAGCGGCGGCGACCTGCTCGAACGGGTCAAGTCGCTGCGTCGGAAGATCGCGACCGACCTCGGCATCGTGGCGCCGCCGGTCCGCACGCGCGACAACCCCCAGCTGCCCTCGCGCACCTACGCGATCATGCTGTTCGGCATCGAGGTCGCCCGCGGCGAGGCGCCTCCGGGCACCGTGCTGGCGATCGGCGACTTCCTCGGATCGCTCCCTGGTGAGGCGACCAAGGAGCCGGTCTTCGGCCTCGAGGCCCGGTGGATCCCCGCGTCGATGCGCAGCCAGGCGGAGCTCTCCGGCGCGACGGTCGTCGACCGCGCATCGGTGATCACCACCCACCTCGCCGAGGTCGTCACCCAGAACGCCGCCCAGCTGCTCGGCCGCGAGGACGTCCGGATGCTGACCGACGTGGTGAAGCGCTCGCACCCGGTCGTGGTCGAGGAGCTCACCCCGACCCCGCTCAGCCTCGGCGAGATCCAGCGGGTGCTCCAGCAGCTGCTCGAGGAGGGCGTCTCGATCCGCGACCTGGTGCGCATCTTCGAGGCGCTGTCCCTGCAGGCCGGCCGGACCAAGGACCTCGACCCGCTGGTCGAGGCCGCTCGTCGGGCTCTCGGCCCGGCGATCGCGGCGCCGTACATCGTCGACAAGGCGCTGCACGTGATCACCCTCGAGCCGCAGCTCGAGCAGCGGGTGCTCGAGTCGCTGCGGCCCTCGGAGTTCGGCTACGCGATCGCGCTCGACCCCGAGTCCAGCCAGGCGCTGCTCACGAACCTCGCGCAGCTGGTGACGACGGTCGAGAACCGCAACCTGCGGCCGGTCCTCGTGTGCGCACCCCAGCTCCGGGCAGCGGTGCACCGGCTGGTGCACCCGATCGTCCCGCGGCTGGCCGTCCTCTCCTACCAAGAGCTGCTCGGCGCCGAGCAGATCCGCTCCGAGGGCACCGTCGGCGTCGACGTGCCGCTGGCGGTGAACGCATGA